Proteins from one Mesorhizobium sp. M9A.F.Ca.ET.002.03.1.2 genomic window:
- the coxB gene encoding cytochrome c oxidase subunit II: MAIALVLVLVVVGSVLFHFLSPWWWTPIASNWDYIDNTIIITFWITGVVFAAVVLFMAYCVFRFRHREGNQAAYEPENKRLEWWLTIVTAIGVTALLVPGLFVWSQFVNVPSDATVVEVVGQQWQWSFRLPGKDGKLGTSDTSNVSAENPLGVIAGDPNGQDDVVVEAADLHLPVGKPVKMLLRSIDVLHDFYVPEFRAKMDMIPGSVTYFWFTPTKTGTFQVLCAELCGQGHPLMHGVVMVDTQEDYLAWLGEQQTFAQLSAPQQVGSAE; encoded by the coding sequence ATGGCCATCGCGCTTGTACTCGTTTTGGTAGTTGTGGGCTCAGTGTTGTTCCACTTCCTGAGCCCATGGTGGTGGACGCCGATTGCCTCGAACTGGGACTATATCGACAACACCATCATCATCACCTTCTGGATCACCGGCGTCGTCTTCGCCGCCGTCGTGCTATTCATGGCCTATTGCGTCTTCCGCTTCCGTCATCGGGAAGGCAATCAGGCGGCATACGAACCCGAGAACAAGCGGCTCGAATGGTGGCTGACCATCGTCACCGCGATCGGGGTCACCGCCTTGCTGGTTCCCGGCCTGTTCGTCTGGAGCCAGTTCGTCAACGTTCCAAGCGACGCGACCGTTGTCGAAGTCGTTGGCCAGCAATGGCAGTGGAGTTTCCGCCTGCCTGGCAAGGACGGCAAGCTCGGCACATCCGACACCAGCAACGTCAGCGCTGAAAATCCCCTGGGCGTCATCGCTGGCGATCCCAACGGTCAGGACGATGTCGTGGTCGAAGCGGCCGATCTGCATCTGCCGGTCGGCAAGCCGGTCAAGATGCTGCTCCGCTCGATCGATGTGCTGCATGATTTCTACGTGCCGGAATTCCGCGCCAAGATGGACATGATCCCGGGCTCGGTCACCTATTTCTGGTTCACCCCGACCAAGACCGGAACCTTCCAGGTCCTGTGCGCCGAACTTTGCGGCCAGGGGCATCCTTTGATGCATGGCGTGGTCATGGTCGATACGCAGGAAGATTACCTCGCCTGGCTCGGCGAGCAGCAGACTTTCGCGCAATTGTCGGCCCCCCAGCAGGTGGGCTCGGCAGAGTAG
- the ctaD gene encoding cytochrome c oxidase subunit I, which produces MVDTTPADAIPPAEVAEMELYHPHSWWTKYVFSQDAKVIAIQYSATATAIGMVALVLSWMMRLQLGFPGTFDFITPEAYYQFITMHGMIMVIYLLTALFLGGFGNYLIPLMVGARDMVFPYVNMLSYWIYLLAVLVLVSSFFAPGGPTGAGWTLYPPQAIMTGTPGGQDWGIMLMLVSLILFIIGFTMGGLNYVVTVLQARTRGMTLMRLPLTVWGIFTATVMALLAFPALFVACVMMLFDRALGTSFFMPAIVEMGEQLQHGGGSPILFQHLFWFFGHPEVYIVALPAFGIVSDLISTHARKNIFGYRMMVWAIVGIGALSFVVWAHHMYVSGMHPYFGFFFATTTLVIAVPTAIKVYNWVLTLWRGDIHLTIPMLFALAFIVTFVNGGLTGLFLGNVVVDVPLSDTMFVVAHFHMVMGVAPILVIFGAIYHWYPKVTGRMLDERLGQFHFWVTFLGAYLIFFPMHYIGLMGVPRRYNELTDMTVMTESAHNLNSFISIMAFLVGFAQIVFLFNLIWSIRHGREAGGNPWRATTLEWQTPETPPAHGNFGKELPIVYRWAYDYSVPGAKEDFIPQNMPGSFGSSREPA; this is translated from the coding sequence ATGGTCGATACCACACCTGCAGATGCCATTCCGCCCGCCGAAGTCGCGGAGATGGAACTCTACCATCCTCACAGCTGGTGGACGAAATACGTCTTTTCGCAGGACGCCAAGGTCATCGCCATCCAGTATTCGGCGACGGCGACGGCAATCGGCATGGTGGCGCTGGTGCTGTCCTGGATGATGCGGCTGCAGCTCGGCTTCCCCGGCACGTTCGACTTCATCACCCCGGAAGCCTACTACCAGTTCATCACCATGCACGGCATGATCATGGTGATCTACCTGCTCACGGCACTCTTCCTGGGTGGTTTCGGCAACTACCTGATCCCGTTGATGGTCGGCGCTCGCGACATGGTTTTTCCCTATGTCAACATGCTGAGCTACTGGATTTACCTGCTCGCCGTGCTGGTTCTGGTGTCGAGCTTCTTTGCGCCCGGCGGACCGACGGGCGCCGGCTGGACGCTCTACCCGCCGCAGGCGATCATGACCGGCACACCAGGCGGCCAGGACTGGGGCATCATGCTGATGCTCGTCTCGCTGATCCTGTTCATCATCGGCTTCACGATGGGCGGCTTGAACTACGTCGTGACGGTGCTGCAGGCGCGTACGCGCGGCATGACGTTGATGCGCCTGCCGCTGACTGTCTGGGGTATCTTCACCGCGACCGTCATGGCGCTGCTCGCGTTCCCCGCGCTGTTTGTCGCCTGCGTGATGATGCTGTTCGACCGTGCGCTCGGCACCTCCTTCTTCATGCCGGCCATCGTCGAGATGGGCGAACAATTGCAGCACGGCGGCGGCAGCCCGATCCTGTTCCAGCATCTGTTCTGGTTCTTCGGCCACCCGGAGGTCTATATCGTGGCGCTTCCGGCCTTCGGCATCGTATCCGACCTGATCAGCACCCATGCGCGCAAGAACATCTTCGGCTACCGGATGATGGTCTGGGCCATCGTCGGCATCGGCGCGCTGAGCTTCGTGGTCTGGGCGCACCACATGTATGTCAGCGGCATGCACCCCTATTTCGGCTTCTTCTTCGCCACCACGACACTGGTCATTGCCGTCCCGACCGCGATCAAGGTCTACAATTGGGTGCTGACGCTGTGGCGCGGCGACATCCACCTCACCATCCCGATGCTTTTTGCCCTGGCCTTCATCGTCACCTTCGTCAATGGCGGGCTGACCGGGCTGTTTCTCGGAAATGTCGTCGTCGACGTTCCGCTGTCGGACACGATGTTCGTCGTTGCCCATTTCCATATGGTCATGGGCGTTGCCCCGATTCTCGTGATCTTCGGCGCGATCTATCACTGGTACCCGAAGGTCACCGGCCGGATGCTGGACGAGAGGCTGGGCCAGTTCCATTTCTGGGTCACCTTCCTCGGTGCCTACCTGATTTTCTTTCCCATGCACTACATCGGCCTGATGGGCGTGCCGCGGCGCTACAACGAACTGACCGACATGACTGTCATGACCGAGTCGGCCCACAATCTGAACTCTTTCATCAGCATCATGGCATTCCTCGTCGGCTTTGCTCAGATCGTGTTCCTGTTCAATCTGATCTGGAGCATCCGCCATGGCCGGGAGGCCGGCGGCAATCCGTGGCGCGCCACGACACTCGAATGGCAGACGCCCGAAACACCGCCCGCCCATGGCAATTTCGGCAAGGAACTGCCGATCGTCTATCGCTGGGCCTATGACTACAGCGTGCCGGGCGCCAAGGAGGACTTTATCCCGCAAAACATGCCGGGCTCCTTCGGCTCCTCAAGGGAGCCGGCATGA
- a CDS encoding heme o synthase, translated as MSAQESGLKDTGIQISEATASDFFALLKPRVMALAVFTAFVGLMVAPGAMNPVIAVIAIGAIAVGAGAAGALNMWYDADIDALMSRTSKRPIPSGRVTPGEALGFGLVLSALSVMTLGVLVGWPAASLLAFTIFFYVVIYTMWLKRSTPQNIVIGGAAGALPPVIGWAAATDAIGVESLVLFLIIFLWTPPHFWALALFKIGDYAAAGIPMMPNVAGQASTRKQIFAYSLILAPIGVLPWAVGFASGLYGIVSAALGAGFIWHAWRLLVDNEMKRAKALFAYSILYLFAIFAVLLADTIAVRAVMSVGN; from the coding sequence ATGTCGGCTCAGGAAAGCGGCCTTAAGGATACCGGTATCCAGATTTCGGAAGCGACGGCCAGCGATTTCTTCGCGCTTCTGAAACCACGTGTCATGGCGCTTGCTGTTTTTACCGCTTTCGTCGGCCTGATGGTGGCGCCAGGCGCGATGAATCCGGTCATCGCCGTGATCGCAATCGGTGCAATCGCGGTTGGGGCAGGAGCGGCCGGGGCACTCAACATGTGGTACGATGCCGATATCGATGCGTTGATGTCGCGCACGTCAAAGCGGCCGATCCCATCGGGCCGCGTCACGCCAGGCGAAGCTCTCGGCTTCGGCTTGGTGCTTTCCGCACTTTCGGTCATGACGCTTGGCGTGCTGGTGGGGTGGCCTGCCGCATCGCTGCTGGCCTTCACCATCTTCTTCTACGTCGTCATCTATACGATGTGGCTGAAACGCTCGACGCCGCAGAATATTGTGATAGGCGGCGCCGCGGGGGCCCTTCCTCCGGTGATCGGGTGGGCGGCCGCCACCGACGCCATCGGGGTTGAAAGCCTCGTCCTGTTCCTGATCATTTTCCTCTGGACGCCGCCGCATTTCTGGGCGCTCGCGCTGTTCAAGATCGGCGACTATGCCGCGGCCGGCATCCCTATGATGCCGAACGTGGCCGGCCAGGCTTCGACGAGAAAACAAATTTTCGCCTATTCACTGATCCTGGCGCCAATCGGCGTGCTGCCCTGGGCTGTCGGGTTCGCGAGCGGACTGTATGGGATTGTCTCGGCCGCATTGGGCGCGGGGTTCATCTGGCATGCCTGGAGGCTTCTGGTCGACAATGAGATGAAACGCGCAAAGGCGCTGTTTGCCTATTCGATTCTCTATCTTTTCGCGATCTTTGCCGTGCTGCTTGCCGACACCATTGCCGTGCGTGCCGTCATGTCAGTTGGAAATTGA
- a CDS encoding cytochrome c family protein: MRAIAFFAVVSVATFITNQSQAQDAAAGEKVFAKCKACHVADEDKNKIGPSLKGVIGRTAGTHPGFKYSKPMTEAGASGVKWDEATLTDYLRDPKAMVKGTKMAFAGLKKDEDLANVIAYLKQFSK; the protein is encoded by the coding sequence ATGCGCGCAATCGCGTTTTTCGCCGTCGTGTCCGTTGCGACGTTCATCACGAACCAATCCCAGGCGCAGGACGCCGCCGCCGGTGAGAAGGTCTTTGCCAAATGCAAGGCCTGCCACGTCGCCGACGAGGACAAGAACAAGATCGGCCCGTCGTTGAAGGGCGTCATCGGCCGGACGGCCGGCACGCATCCGGGGTTCAAATATTCCAAACCCATGACCGAGGCGGGTGCATCCGGCGTCAAATGGGACGAAGCCACGCTGACGGACTACCTTCGCGATCCCAAGGCGATGGTCAAAGGCACGAAGATGGCGTTTGCCGGCCTCAAGAAGGACGAGGATCTCGCCAACGTCATCGCCTATCTGAAGCAATTCTCCAAATGA
- a CDS encoding alpha/beta hydrolase: protein MNDRSILEVRHGTLTIDGETIFYRKAGPEAAPVLLLPHGYPCSSFQYRRLMPALADRWRAVAPDFPGFGYSGTPDPARFGYDFDAYATFLERFTDALELDSYALWLHDYGSQIGLRHAIAHPSRIKALVIQNGDIYADALGPKYETIRRFWRDPSPANRAPLEKAVSEDGFRAEFVGEVDDDVAQRVPPDLWKLHWPLMDTPVRRALSVGLMEKLEANLDWFPRYQAYLREHRPPAMILWGPKDEYMPEPAARAYQRDLPDAELHLLNDAGHWLLETHFEVALPLVRRFLGEVLH, encoded by the coding sequence ATGAACGACAGGAGCATCTTGGAGGTGCGCCACGGCACCCTCACGATCGACGGCGAGACAATCTTTTACAGAAAAGCAGGTCCTGAAGCCGCGCCGGTGTTGCTGCTTCCGCATGGCTATCCCTGCTCATCCTTCCAATATCGCCGGCTGATGCCGGCGCTCGCCGATCGGTGGCGGGCGGTCGCGCCGGATTTCCCCGGCTTTGGCTACAGTGGAACCCCCGATCCGGCACGGTTCGGTTATGATTTTGACGCCTATGCAACTTTCCTGGAGCGGTTCACCGACGCGCTGGAGCTCGACAGCTACGCGCTATGGCTGCACGACTACGGGTCGCAGATCGGCCTGCGCCACGCTATAGCGCACCCATCGCGGATCAAGGCCCTCGTCATCCAGAACGGCGATATCTACGCGGATGCCCTTGGCCCCAAGTACGAAACGATCCGGCGCTTCTGGCGGGATCCCTCACCAGCGAACCGCGCGCCACTCGAAAAGGCGGTGAGCGAAGACGGCTTTCGCGCCGAGTTCGTAGGCGAAGTCGATGACGACGTCGCCCAACGCGTCCCGCCCGATCTGTGGAAATTGCATTGGCCGCTGATGGATACGCCTGTGCGCCGTGCGCTTTCAGTCGGACTGATGGAGAAGCTCGAGGCCAATCTCGACTGGTTCCCTCGTTACCAGGCATACCTGCGCGAGCATCGGCCTCCGGCAATGATCCTTTGGGGACCGAAGGACGAATACATGCCCGAGCCGGCAGCGCGTGCCTATCAGCGCGATCTCCCCGACGCCGAGCTGCATTTGCTGAACGACGCAGGACACTGGCTGCTGGAGACCCATTTCGAGGTCGCTCTGCCGTTGGTGCGCCGGTTTCTCGGTGAGGTCCTGCATTGA
- the tig gene encoding trigger factor, whose amino-acid sequence MQVTETLNSGLKREIKITVPAGDMEAKLMARLSDARSKVRINGFRPGKVPVQHLRKVYGKSFMAEVVNEILNDSTRSIITGRGEKAAMQPEVIMTEDEKEAEKILAGGADFEFRLNYEIIPPIEIKDFSDIKVTRQVFDVPDTEIDEQVQRVAESARSYEPKAGKAAEGDRVTIDYVGKIDGEAFNGGAGTDQPLVLGSKEFIPGFEDQLIGSKAGDEKQVTVTFPENYQAAHLAGKEATFDVTVKEVSKPGALEINDETAKNLGLESLERLREVVRTQIENQFGSMTRQKVKRQLLDQLDAAYSFEAPSKLVEAEFNNIWNQVNRDLEAAGRTFADEETTEEEARAEYMRLAERRVRLGLVLAEIGEKAGVTVSDEELQRGLFEQVRRYPANQQQEAFEFYRGNPEALNTLRAPIFEEKVVDHLLGQISVTDVKVSKEELMADDEDTETAKAKPAKKAAAKKADAKQADAKTADDAEEPKKKAAPKKKAAKDAE is encoded by the coding sequence ATGCAGGTCACCGAAACGCTCAACTCCGGTCTCAAGCGCGAGATCAAGATCACCGTGCCGGCCGGTGACATGGAAGCCAAGCTGATGGCGCGGCTTTCCGACGCCAGGAGCAAGGTCCGCATCAACGGCTTCCGCCCCGGCAAGGTGCCGGTGCAGCACCTGCGCAAGGTCTACGGCAAGTCGTTCATGGCCGAAGTGGTCAACGAGATCCTCAATGATTCGACCCGTTCGATCATCACCGGGCGCGGCGAAAAGGCCGCCATGCAGCCCGAAGTGATCATGACCGAGGACGAGAAGGAGGCCGAGAAGATCCTTGCCGGCGGCGCCGACTTCGAGTTCCGCCTGAACTACGAGATCATCCCGCCGATCGAGATCAAGGATTTCTCCGACATCAAGGTGACGCGTCAGGTTTTCGACGTGCCTGACACCGAGATCGACGAGCAGGTCCAGCGTGTCGCCGAATCGGCGCGCAGCTACGAGCCGAAGGCCGGCAAGGCCGCCGAAGGCGACCGTGTGACGATCGACTATGTCGGCAAGATCGACGGCGAAGCCTTCAACGGCGGCGCCGGCACGGACCAGCCGCTGGTGCTCGGCTCCAAGGAATTCATTCCCGGCTTCGAGGACCAGCTCATCGGCAGCAAGGCCGGCGACGAGAAGCAGGTCACGGTCACGTTCCCGGAAAACTACCAGGCGGCGCATCTTGCCGGCAAGGAAGCCACCTTCGACGTAACCGTCAAGGAAGTGTCCAAGCCCGGTGCATTGGAAATCAACGATGAAACGGCCAAGAACCTTGGCCTGGAGTCGCTGGAGCGCCTGCGTGAAGTGGTGCGCACCCAGATCGAGAACCAGTTCGGGTCGATGACGCGCCAGAAGGTCAAGCGCCAGCTGCTCGACCAGCTCGACGCTGCTTACTCGTTCGAGGCGCCGTCGAAGCTCGTCGAGGCCGAGTTCAACAACATCTGGAACCAGGTCAACCGCGATCTGGAAGCCGCCGGCCGCACCTTCGCCGACGAGGAGACGACGGAAGAAGAGGCGCGCGCCGAATATATGCGGCTTGCCGAGCGCCGCGTGCGTCTCGGCCTGGTCCTTGCCGAAATCGGCGAGAAGGCCGGCGTTACCGTGTCGGACGAGGAATTGCAGCGCGGCCTGTTCGAGCAGGTGCGCCGCTATCCGGCCAACCAGCAGCAGGAAGCCTTCGAATTCTACCGCGGCAATCCCGAAGCATTGAACACGCTGCGCGCGCCGATATTCGAGGAGAAGGTTGTCGATCATCTCCTCGGTCAGATCTCCGTCACCGACGTCAAGGTCAGCAAGGAAGAGCTGATGGCCGACGACGAAGACACCGAGACGGCCAAGGCGAAGCCGGCGAAGAAAGCCGCTGCCAAGAAGGCCGACGCCAAGCAGGCTGACGCCAAGACGGCCGACGATGCGGAAGAGCCGAAGAAGAAGGCCGCGCCGAAGAAAAAGGCTGCCAAGGACGCCGAATAA
- a CDS encoding heme-copper oxidase subunit III family protein translates to MAETTVTHIGQAQPRPAGLRGVAADWSSDQRAFKNVSWGKAMMWIFLLSDTFIFGCFLLSYMTARMSTRVPWPNPSKVFALHIGGSDIPLILIAIMTFVLISSSGTMAMAVNYGYRRDRRKTAVLMLLTAALGATFVGMQAFEWTKLITEGVRPWGNPWGAAQFGSSFFMITGFHGTHVTFGVIFLIIVARKVWRGDYDTGRPGFFTSRKGRYENVEIMGLYWHFVDLVWVFIFAFFYLW, encoded by the coding sequence ATGGCAGAGACGACAGTGACGCATATCGGCCAGGCACAGCCGCGGCCGGCGGGCTTGCGAGGCGTCGCCGCCGACTGGTCCTCGGATCAGCGCGCGTTCAAGAACGTGTCCTGGGGCAAGGCCATGATGTGGATCTTCCTGCTCAGCGACACCTTCATCTTCGGCTGCTTCCTGCTCTCCTACATGACCGCGCGCATGTCCACTCGGGTACCGTGGCCCAATCCGAGCAAGGTCTTTGCCCTTCATATTGGCGGCTCGGATATCCCGCTGATCCTGATCGCCATCATGACCTTCGTGCTGATCTCGAGCAGCGGAACGATGGCCATGGCGGTCAATTACGGTTATCGCCGCGACCGCCGCAAGACGGCGGTCCTCATGCTTCTGACCGCGGCACTCGGCGCGACCTTCGTCGGCATGCAGGCCTTCGAATGGACCAAGCTGATCACCGAGGGGGTGCGGCCGTGGGGCAATCCCTGGGGCGCCGCGCAGTTCGGGTCATCCTTCTTCATGATCACCGGCTTCCACGGCACGCATGTGACGTTCGGCGTGATCTTCCTGATCATCGTGGCGCGAAAGGTCTGGCGCGGCGATTACGACACGGGACGGCCCGGTTTCTTCACCAGCCGCAAGGGCCGCTACGAGAACGTCGAGATCATGGGACTCTACTGGCATTTCGTCGACCTGGTCTGGGTGTTCATTTTCGCATTCTTCTATCTTTGGTGA
- a CDS encoding cytochrome C oxidase subunit IV family protein: protein MAEATANGLGQHALHAGHPHDATTTGVADADVHQEHPIKLYLVVWAWLFILSACSYLVDYLGLHGYLRWSLILIFMMLKAGLIVAVFMHMAWERLALAYAIILPPILVLVFVTMMVFEADYTLLTRMVFFGAQP from the coding sequence ATGGCTGAAGCAACCGCAAACGGCCTGGGGCAACACGCACTTCACGCTGGTCACCCGCATGACGCGACGACGACCGGCGTCGCCGATGCGGACGTTCATCAGGAGCACCCGATCAAGCTCTACCTGGTGGTCTGGGCATGGCTGTTCATCCTCAGCGCCTGTTCCTATCTGGTCGATTATCTGGGCCTCCACGGCTATCTCAGATGGTCGCTGATCCTGATCTTCATGATGCTCAAGGCTGGGCTTATCGTCGCGGTCTTCATGCACATGGCCTGGGAAAGGCTGGCGCTGGCGTATGCGATCATATTGCCGCCGATACTGGTGCTGGTGTTCGTGACGATGATGGTCTTCGAAGCGGATTACACGCTTCTCACCCGGATGGTGTTTTTCGGGGCCCAGCCCTGA
- a CDS encoding cytochrome c oxidase subunit 3 has translation MSVILVFLLVIAGFAGWWLSHQRLTAKPWLEQGVIGDTIGLEGSTLPTAKIGLGVFLAVVGCLFALFTSAYFMRMALSDWQALPLPRVLWFNTGVLVLSSIALQCASVAARRGQIDTVRLGLATAGLTALAFLIGQLVAWRELTADGYLLTANPANSFFYLITGMHGLHILGGLVGLSRTAAGAWNGARPERLRLSVELCAMYWHFLLFVWLAIFALLAGWAATFIEICRQLLT, from the coding sequence ATGAGCGTCATTCTGGTCTTCCTTCTCGTGATCGCCGGCTTTGCCGGATGGTGGCTTTCCCACCAGCGGCTGACGGCGAAGCCATGGCTCGAGCAAGGTGTGATCGGCGATACTATCGGCTTGGAAGGATCGACGCTGCCGACCGCCAAGATCGGCCTCGGCGTCTTCCTTGCCGTCGTCGGCTGCCTGTTTGCGCTGTTCACCAGCGCTTATTTCATGCGCATGGCGCTGTCGGACTGGCAGGCGCTGCCGTTACCGCGCGTGCTCTGGTTCAATACCGGCGTGCTGGTCCTGAGCAGCATCGCGCTGCAATGCGCCTCGGTCGCCGCACGCCGGGGCCAAATCGACACGGTCAGGCTCGGCCTCGCCACGGCCGGGCTCACCGCGCTTGCCTTCCTGATCGGACAGCTTGTGGCATGGCGGGAACTGACCGCCGACGGCTACTTGCTGACCGCCAATCCAGCCAACAGTTTTTTCTACCTGATAACCGGGATGCATGGCCTGCACATTCTGGGAGGGCTGGTGGGCCTGAGCAGAACCGCTGCCGGCGCCTGGAACGGAGCACGGCCGGAGCGGCTTCGCCTCAGCGTCGAATTGTGCGCCATGTACTGGCATTTCCTGCTTTTCGTCTGGCTCGCGATCTTCGCGCTTCTGGCCGGCTGGGCCGCGACGTTCATCGAGATTTGCCGACAGTTGCTGACCTAG
- a CDS encoding aminoacyl-tRNA deacylase yields MTIANRLKDFIDGKGVSYDTVAHHRTSTSRQAAIAAHVPGSIMAKSVVVHHEGGYALAVVPSTHRIELGTLQDVMDKRIGLASEDEVVSLFEDCDTGAVPPIGAAYDVPVILDESLGDAADIYFEGGDHKTLVHVSGKDFRNLTSDAHQARFSYPAY; encoded by the coding sequence ATGACGATCGCAAACAGACTGAAGGACTTTATCGACGGGAAAGGCGTGTCCTACGACACCGTCGCGCATCATCGCACATCGACAAGCAGGCAGGCCGCCATAGCGGCACATGTGCCCGGCAGCATAATGGCCAAGTCGGTGGTCGTTCACCACGAGGGTGGCTATGCGCTGGCCGTGGTTCCCAGCACGCACAGGATCGAGCTCGGCACGTTGCAGGACGTCATGGACAAACGTATCGGGCTCGCCTCCGAAGATGAGGTGGTTTCGCTCTTCGAGGATTGCGACACCGGCGCCGTTCCGCCGATCGGCGCGGCCTACGATGTGCCGGTGATCCTCGATGAAAGCCTCGGTGATGCGGCCGACATCTATTTCGAGGGCGGCGACCACAAGACGCTGGTGCATGTCAGCGGCAAGGATTTCCGCAACCTGACCAGCGACGCGCACCAGGCCCGCTTCAGCTATCCGGCATACTGA
- a CDS encoding DUF2189 domain-containing protein produces the protein MASFHVIAGASETLEHTRIRKIGVSDLFDALRRGVDDFMVKPSHIVFLCLIYPLVGVVLAVWTSGNNALPLLFPLVSGFALIGPFAALGLYEISRRREAGLDTSWSHAFEVRNSPALPAIAAVGIMLLAIFIAWLLTAQAFYQQVFGPAPPESLSGFINEIFATGRGWTLIILGHAIGFVFAVVVLCTTVVAFPLLLDRDVGAYEAIHTSVRVVLANPFVMAVWGLIVAVALIIGSLPVFAGLAVVLPILGHATWHVYRKVVESPMSTKPAG, from the coding sequence ATGGCAAGTTTTCACGTGATTGCAGGCGCCAGCGAGACGCTGGAGCATACCAGAATTCGAAAGATCGGCGTTTCCGACCTTTTCGACGCGCTCAGGCGTGGCGTCGACGATTTCATGGTCAAACCGTCGCACATCGTTTTTCTCTGCCTGATCTATCCGCTTGTCGGCGTCGTGCTCGCTGTCTGGACATCGGGCAACAATGCGTTGCCGTTGTTGTTTCCGCTGGTGTCAGGTTTTGCGCTGATCGGCCCATTCGCGGCGCTCGGCCTCTACGAAATCAGCCGGAGGCGGGAGGCCGGCCTCGACACCTCCTGGAGCCATGCCTTCGAGGTCAGGAATTCTCCGGCGCTGCCGGCCATCGCGGCGGTCGGGATCATGCTGCTTGCGATCTTCATCGCCTGGCTGTTGACCGCGCAGGCATTCTACCAGCAGGTGTTCGGCCCAGCGCCGCCGGAATCGCTCTCCGGCTTCATCAATGAAATATTCGCCACGGGACGCGGCTGGACGCTGATTATCCTGGGCCACGCTATCGGCTTCGTCTTCGCGGTGGTCGTGCTGTGCACCACGGTCGTCGCGTTCCCGCTATTGCTCGACCGCGACGTCGGCGCCTACGAGGCCATCCACACCTCGGTGCGCGTGGTTCTGGCGAACCCGTTCGTGATGGCTGTCTGGGGATTGATCGTCGCCGTGGCGCTGATCATAGGCTCGCTGCCGGTGTTCGCCGGGCTGGCGGTGGTGCTGCCGATCCTCGGTCATGCCACCTGGCACGTCTATCGGAAAGTTGTGGAATCGCCGATGTCCACCAAACCGGCGGGCTGA